One genomic region from Argentina anserina chromosome 2, drPotAnse1.1, whole genome shotgun sequence encodes:
- the LOC126783826 gene encoding uncharacterized protein LOC126783826 — MAYKSRMSRRKRMLDELNGNDHQPRHDNIAVDSRCYEHGDTSGTKNDTANFKCITMSEISENEIVQNSTSFGQAFYQRSRPARITNYHDSGDDAFECQHCRACFWLGEAQKHTRKKKPIYSNCCLQGQIRLPLVNSTPAYLEELLDPKNGRRSICFRENTILL; from the exons ATGGCTTACAAGAGTAGAATGAGCAGGAGGAAAAGAATGTTGGATGAGTTGAATGGAAATGATCATCAGCCAAGACATGATAATATAGCAGTAGATTCACGATGTTATGAGCATGGAGACACAAGCGGAACAAAAAATGACACAGCAAATTTCAAATGCATCACTATGTCTGAGATAAGTGAGAATGAAATAG TCCAAAACTCCACTTCATTTGGCCAGGCATTCTACCAAAGAAGTCGACCAG CTAGGATTACAAATTATCATGATTCTGGCGATGATGCATTTGAATGTCAACACTGTCGTGCTTGCTTTTGGTTGGgtgaagcacaaaaacacactCGCAAGAAAAAGCCTATTTACAGCAATTGTTGCTTACAAGGACAGATCAGACTCCCGCTGGTGAATTCTACACCAGCATACCTGGAAGAATTATTGGATCCAAAAAATGGTCGTCGTAGTATTTGTTTCCGTGAAAATACAATTCTGCTTTGA